The window ATATTGTAAAAGATGTAAGAAGAAAAGATTCAGAACTGGAACATTCCATTTCATTCCATGGCAGAAActtattttctatttcattgAATTTTGGAATGGGGACTCAATGTTCTGATCTATTTCTTTGTTCTACAACTGAGtcttttattacaaaataaaggGCATTTGAGATTAGAAAATGGCATGCCATTGTAGAAAGTTATATTCATCTTctattttttgaataaaaactagatattctattctatttctatGGTAAGCAATCCATTATAGAATATTCTTTTCTAGAGTGTTGTATTCTGGAATAATAAGTCTATATTCTGTTCTACTTCTATGTtcaacatttatgtgttttattacaaaataatgGTCATTCTATCGTCTATAAATTGGAACTGGAACATTCTGCAGAAAATTGTATTATAAAATGTTGAGTTTTGGAATAGGGACCAGGTATTCTATTCTACTTCCATGTTCTACAATTGAGTCTTctataacaaaataacaatcattttaaatttaaacatttgaaacagaacattctgttatgtttattttccacttcTTATTGAGTCCATGACAAAAGAACGGTTAACGTGGATTGGAACATCCCACTGTGGAACATTCTATTCTtgaatttcatatttaaaaatggGAATCAGATATTCTATTtgatttatatgttttacagTTGAGTCTTCCATTACGATTATTGTACATTACAACATTCCATTCCCCAGTTACCCATTTCATTGTGAACTGGAACATCCCATTACATTGTGGAATAGAAAACATGTGGTATTCTAGCTGGCAAAGGCACACTGCAGTAttggaaaaaaagacacattctAGATTACAAATCATTGTATATTCTTTATTGTTCATTTGTATTGTCACATCTAAATTACTGTGTGGAGGTGTGAGGTAACACTTACAAAAGCACCCTCCATCTATTATGAATACTGCCAAACGGGCCATAGGGACAGTAAGTAATGTAGGTCCCATGTCTTCAAGTTTATGGATCCCACTGAATTTAACACAGCACAAATAATGTATAAAGcaagaaattatttattatctgGCAATCacaataaatatacaaacaaagTTCTTGACAGGGGGGTAAGGGGGTCATAATGTGATGAGAAAGTATGACCATATCATATCAAAGGCACAATCTATGGGCCAAATACTGTATAAATGTGAACTCACAGATCTTGTAACAGAGTAACTGTATTTACAAATCAATAGGTAATCATATTTCCTGATGCTATTTCCATCAGAATGTTGATAAACAGAGCAGGGAAACATCAATTCattgagaaacacaaaaatgccCTTTTATTATCTGTACATCAAAACTCTCACTGTGTCATTGCTGACAACTatataattgttttttttttttacaatatgaCATTTAATTCaatcaaaaagcaaacaagttTTAAATAGAGGCCACaatgtgttgtttctgttttttgcatGCAGTCTGTGCGTGTATTTCTGTGCGCACAGTATTTGCCTTTACATAGTGGTCGTGGAGTGCCGTGCCGTGAGTGTGGGCAGGcggtgagagtgtgtgtgagaacgtGTGTATATGAGGCTGTGTACAGCGTGTCTATATCTGGCAGACATAAGATTGTACAGTAAAGGGTTGACAGCAGCACTAAGgtagaagaagacagaggacaCCAGGTTGAAGTACTGAGACAGATAGTATGAAAAATAGTGTGTGTCATCGTGTGTATGTGCGCTGTCAAAGGGTGGGTCATCCTGTGTGTTATCATTGTACAGGTTGGCTGGTGTCACAGCATATGTGTTTGTCCCCGCGCTGGGAGGTGCGTGATTGGGTGTGTTTTGTGCGTTTATGCAAATGGATGTCAAGTTTTGCGTGCTAGTGAGTGTGCGTGTATCCGCACAACACGGACTGTCAGTGCGcgtgttggtgtttgtgtcactatttaaaccattttttgAAGGCGCAGTGGTGTCAGTGCTGTTCTGCATATGGCTGATTGTGTCTCTTTTGTCTGTGGATCTCTCAAGTTGTGCAGCAACATGTGAGGTATCATGTGTTTCAGATTGTTTGGCTGTGCGTCTATCCGTTTCAGTGCTGGGATCCAGATTATGTGAGGTCTTTTCAGTGCTTATGCGTTGTCCCCTGGTGTGTGATACAATATGAGAATATAAGTGTCTGCCTGTGCTCATGTCATCAGATTGTGTGGCCATGTCGGCGTGGGTCTCCGTTTCTGTGTCTGCCAATTGTGTGTCTACATCAGTGCGTGTGTTGgctttgactttattttttgcaaagATATCACAGAATATTTCATATCTGTCTGTGATCTTTCCAGGCCTAGTAACAGTATTTGCGTTGATAGTTCTGTCTACGCTGTCATCAAAGACAGACTTGATGTCtaagtgtgagtttgtgtccatgtttgtTTCCTGACTGTAGAAAATGGTCCGACCCACATGGAAAGGCAGCCAGCACAGGACAAATGCCAAGACAATCACTCCTGGAGAGGGTGAAGGGATAGAAGGACAAGGAGGATAGAAAAACCACAGGGGAGGACATTAAAATACTTAAAGATTATAAGTTAATATGTGTCTCTTACCTgaataaactgtgaaaatactATCCCTGTAATTGTGTGGTCTCTAAATACCTGTCCTAGAATATGCTGGACTAGTTATTCCTGAATCCCTCATTAAGTTTGTGACTCAGAAAGAAGAGGGACTGGAATACACTGACTTAGATTTTTCccttcaaataaaataataaagtaaatagCGGTGTTAGATAGTTAAGACTTCAATAGGAATTTAAAGGGGTTACTgtgaaacatcttcatcacTGTCCAACCAAAACCATCAAATGTCTAATTAGGAAGTCACTGTAATATCTTGTGTGgccaaacagatgaaaaaatggatggatgcatcaCCAATAAAACACTGGGAAACTATTAAACTATAACTATTAAACTCAGTATTAAATTGGGTCtaatatttgtgttattttaatacCAGACATTGCCAGCTCCAATAAGTGCAATATGCTTTATTTGTTCTCTAGTGGGTCCATCTGCTTGGTGAGAAAAGCAACATTTGGATTCAGTGGCCAAACAGAGCTGCTGGATGGAGCCCATTTGTTTTCCTAATTCAGTTACTGAGTAAATGCAACAGTCCTCTACAGCTGAAGTCAAACAAACTAGACAACAGCATTGTTAGCACTGTGTCAGCAAAAGCCCTGAATGTCTGTAGCCCCGCACAGGTAAATACCCACCAGCAACtactgtttgtcagtttgtccaATTGGCATGTTTACAATAAATATTTAGCCTAAGCTAATCTCTATCTAAGCAATTGTTGCTATTTGTTCTTATTACAGTAAAAGTAGTGCCTAAGGGTGGATGGTGGAGAGTGTTTGTTTCTCACCCAGCATTTTGACGGTGTGCCGGTGACTCTGGTCTCTACGGCTGCTTTGTGGACGGAGCCATAGTGTCCGCCCAATCAGGCTGTAGACCAGGCCCAGGATGCAGAGGGGCACCAGGAAGTACAAGTTAGAGAGAATCATCATGGCCGACAACAGACCAGAGGAGGCAGCGTAGTGTGTGCAGCGACACTCTCTCTTGTCAATCTCTCCTCCCTGACCTCCAACCACACCTTCtgcccttcctcctccctcatcttctttcattttattttgacgCTCTGCCACAACTTCcatctttccttcctcttcacctcctccctcacctTTTTGTgtcctctcatctctttctcctaTTCCcaattttctctcttctttctccccaAAGCTTTTAAACTCCCCAACTCTTTCATTCcattcccttttctctttttcttcccattttAGTCCTTCTAGCTCTCCATCCTTCAAGGCCATGTGtctattttctctttcctttccacTAATCATGAACCCTCCCTGTTCTCCTTCCCTGCTTGTCCACTCTCCGCCATCTCTCCATCCACTGAGTCCTAACTCCTCTCCCCCGACATCCTCCACTCCAACCATGACCAGCACCGGTGCTGCACTGATGGCCGCACCCAGCCAGAGGCACCCAATGATAGTCCTGGTTCTGCGCCGTGTTACCAGGGTCTTGGCGGTGATTGGCCAGCAGACTGCCAGGTACCTCTCCAGGGAGAGGAAGGTGATGTGGAGGATGGTGCAGAAGGTGCAACACTCTGAGAGGAACATGGTCAGCTTACAGGCAAGGTCTCCGAAGGGCCAGGGACTGGGCCTCCAGAGCTGGAAGACacagaacatttattttaccCTGATGACTGTCACATTCGGGTGTACACcaacatttttgaaataataGCATGTACAGTGACATTTTACAACAAGACAATGTATTTAGTCAAGAACCAATTAAAATCTGTGTCAATCAAAGACGAAGAATAATGATAcatgtttcaaatgaaaatgatttccaCAAAGGTGAGAATGAACATGAGCATGTGGTCAGACCAGAACCAGCAGGGCAAAACAAGACACTTTGTAAtattattaacaaaaaataatgaaaatgtaatttggaATATCATATTCAGTGTTTGCCCCTCAATTCCCCAAAATACTAAACACAGGACCTTTCACTGTCAAGCTGAACTGCTCCTAGCAACTCCTACCACAGCTTTTATATCATCTGAAAATGATGCTGACATGTACATTAGTCACTACTGATTGGTTAGATCAAAATCACAGCTGAGGAAGAAAGAATTGCATATTTAGCAACAATTCTTAAAATGTACCATTATTACTAACtatactattattattaataactATTGCGCATTTACTCACATGTAAAATTTGATCTTCCCTTGCCACTGTACAGGCAAAATGATGGAAGAATGATCTACGAACACTCTGGGTATGACATGTCGTGGATTGTAATAGAAAAAAACTTAATTTAGCAGCAGGGATTCCCCTCGGGGGAGGCACTGAGGGTGTGGTTAAACCACTATTGGACCACAGTtctcaaaaggaaacaaatgcaTCATGTCCCCTTCATTCACATTAGCTGTCTGAAATTTCTGCTGTGACTTTACAGCATCAGGTCAGATCGTACCTTATATCATAACATGCATGTATTAACACAGCTACACTTTGAGTAAGTGTCCATGTACCTTATACAGAtccagaggcagcagcagcagtatgagCAGATCACTGACAGACATGCTGCTCAGGTAGAGGTAGGTAGAACTTCTCATGTGAGGTCGCAGCCAAACCACCAGAATTGTTAGCATATTTCCCAGAAGGCCGAAGAGCATCAGTGGAATGTAAATGACCGTCACACACACTAGAATAAGAACAATTGTTTTATCAGAACAGcaactgtatttatttcataACTGTTCACACTCTCAGGCTTATAATTACCACATCAGATAATCTGTGTAAATTTTGTGGAatagacattttgggaaatccaCTTATTGGCactcttgctgagagttagtTACTTTCacatctgataaaaaaaaatagtcagttAATttatcttagcataaagactggaagcagttggaaacagttagcctgactgtcaaaaggtaaaaataaaaaataaataagcaatcTAGAgtagcacctctaaagctcacatATGTCTCTGAAAATCAAAGGTTATgtgcaaaaatgtgacaaaaatggTTTTAGTACCTTTAATcctaagctaatcagctgctgttagtagcttcatatttaccaaaCAGACAGGGAAGTGGTAGCTAGTGGTAGCTATCTGTCATCTTTCTTTTGCTGTCACCTACAAATAAGCTGTTGAACTACACCTTTAATCTCAAAGCAAGCAGGAAAGCTAATTAATGACTGTTTTGAATTGTACAAACAGCAAAGATAAAATCAGATATCAGAAAACCAAATATCTTGCCTTTTGCAGCTTCAAATTTTCCTTTACAAAATATTACACTGAAGtactttttgctgttttttttttttgttgttgttttttttttatacccaCCTAACTCAATCAGTCCAAACACTGATTCATCCCCCTGGCACTCTTGGTTTGTGCAGCTCTCTGGGAAGCCGGATGCAAGGCTACAGTTTTCATCTTCACAGCCGCTGCCCAGGTCCCCCAACTCCAAAAGATCCATGATAACACAGGATGGggctgggggaaaaaaagtgaaaagtggagAAAGTGATCagggagaggtgtgtgtgtcccagGTTACAAGGCACAGAGGTGACGCACACAGATGGATTTCCTATGACACTCGATCACGACTAACACTCAAGGGGACGGTCAAGGTGGCAAAATTCTGTCTAgttaggaaagaaaaaagaaagaaaaaaaccatATGAACACTTTTCCATACAAATATATGGAATTTACTTTAGTCTCTACATATTGtgtatgaatacacacacatgcagttacaTTTGCAGCTCAGGTGTTAAATCAACACTGTGCCACTGTTTATGATATGTTGATGTTCCttaaaaataaacctttattaACACTGAGAACATGGCTGACTACaaatgggcacacacacacacacacacacacatagtctgTATCTGCACTGTTATTGCtattaaacatttcattaatGAAACCGTCGATGCCAATGAAAATGAACCGCTTAAAGAGTCAGCTGGTCGTTTTTACATCCGGCCGCAACCAGTCTGTACCAAAAACTACACATTAGAGTGTACAGCtacaaaaaacattcacacaaacgcatcatgtctgtttttttgatATATATAATGTTTACTCACTGATAGAGAGGAGCTTCAGTGCCTGGAGTGTCTCTCTGCTGCGGTCACACTTGCGCTTTGGCTgtgacttacacacacacacacacacacacacacacacctatctcactcctgctttctctgtcttcctctctatTTCATCCTCGATAGGCTGCATTACACATTGGACTTaaactgttttacattttaagctGATTCTCAAGCAGGTCAGGCCAAGTACCTAAAACATGACTTTATCATTACTTTTCACCTTGCTAACTAACATCCATGTCATAAAAGTATTAAGATCAGGATGTCTTCAAACTCTTAAAATGCTCTTTCTTAAATTTTTAATATACAATCTTAAAGAGctattttaaagttttgtgtacagtgtgtattCAGATTTTGGTCTGAGATTCTGGTGCTGATATCTACTGCCAGTTGGTGTCGTATATTTCACCCTTAAAGTATGAAAAGCTAAAGAACTCAATGGATGGATGTATCATTGAATGAGCAGCATTTCCTGGGGTTGATCCTCACTGAACAGTCACATGATAAGTAAGGTAGGCAGACTTGCTAAAGAAGCTCTGCAAAAAGACACAATTTACATGCAACTTCACAACTAATCCAAAATGCTCtgtaaagtaaacaaaaatatgGTCCACTTATGGGCCAAGTAATAACCACTGTTATCACTGACTGCATTAGTATTAGCTCATTACATATTtaaaccctacacacacacacacagaaaataaacatactAAACAAAGCTGTTGGTTTTTGCTGTCATGGTCCCGCCCATGGATGCTGGCCTATATTATCCAGTCTTGTCATTGCAGAAGCATCAGTTTGTTGTCTTGGTCTGATTAAGACAAAATGGCACTGAGAGCTGCACTGAGGAACAAGCACAGCTTATCAGGTATGTCTGCATGCATGGACACTTTCTGCTTTTAtgagtgcttttatttttaaaagagcTTCAGGTCTTCTTTGGTTAAGACAAGGTCTTTGAGGTGAACACACACCTCATTCAGGTATTTTAGTGTAAAGAATGTCATTCCTTATGATGAATAGTATGTTATCTGAAGCAATATGTACAGTAGAGCTGTTGATTGTTTAGTTAATTGACAGGAAATTTATCTGCAATATTTTAACAATTAATATAGTCACTTAAAATTGAACATCTTTGGGCTTCAGCTTTGCTAAACTGCAATggattttttggtttttactgTTAACTTCCATTTTCTATTACTACTTTTATAGAAGCAGGTGATTAGAAACAAGTAATGGAGAGAATAATCTGCAGATGAAATTATGATGAAACTAATTGTGTGTTTCAGCCCTGATGTACAGTACCGTATAATTCAAAATATGGTATTTTTAGTCTATTGATCGACTGAACAGTATGGCAGTatggtttggttttgttcagAACGTACATGGGATTTATCATGTGGTCACGTATTAGATGTATGATAAGCATCTACCAAGGACAAGACAACAGTTAAGCCACATCATGGTGTTGTACTAATCATTTAATAGCAGTGACAACATAgtagtattgtgtgtgtgtgtgtgtgtgtgcaggtcttCTTTCCCAGCAGTCCTCCTGCAGCCGTCATggcggagtgtgtgtgtctcctgtcctTGTCACTCAGCGGA of the Scatophagus argus isolate fScaArg1 chromosome 16, fScaArg1.pri, whole genome shotgun sequence genome contains:
- the LOC124073531 gene encoding growth hormone secretagogue receptor type 1-like, translated to MDLLELGDLGSGCEDENCSLASGFPESCTNQECQGDESVFGLIELVCVTVIYIPLMLFGLLGNMLTILVVWLRPHMRSSTYLYLSSMSVSDLLILLLLPLDLYKLWRPSPWPFGDLACKLTMFLSECCTFCTILHITFLSLERYLAVCWPITAKTLVTRRRTRTIIGCLWLGAAISAAPVLVMVGVEDVGGEELGLSGWRDGGEWTSREGEQGGFMISGKERENRHMALKDGELEGLKWEEKEKREWNERVGEFKSFGEKEERKLGIGERDERTQKGEGGGEEEGKMEVVAERQNKMKEDEGGGRAEGVVGGQGGEIDKRECRCTHYAASSGLLSAMMILSNLYFLVPLCILGLVYSLIGRTLWLRPQSSRRDQSHRHTVKMLGVIVLAFVLCWLPFHVGRTIFYSQETNMDTNSHLDIYYLSQYFNLVSSVFFYLSAAVNPLLYNLMSARYRHAVHSLIYTRSHTHSHRLPTLTARHSTTTM